The following are from one region of the Carnobacterium gallinarum DSM 4847 genome:
- the ybaK gene encoding Cys-tRNA(Pro) deacylase, producing the protein MKAKKIHKTNACRILDQAKIDYHVYEFPWSEDHLDANSVADKIGIKRENLYKTLVTVGDKSGITIACLSGVHELNLKALAKVSGNKKIEMLPMKDLEKTTGYIRGGCSPIGMKKEFPTFIASEAQDQAEVIISAGKRGMQIALDPRALSQVAHAQFADITD; encoded by the coding sequence ATGAAAGCAAAAAAAATTCATAAAACTAATGCTTGCCGGATCTTGGATCAAGCTAAAATCGATTATCATGTGTATGAGTTTCCATGGAGTGAAGATCATTTGGATGCCAATTCAGTGGCTGATAAGATTGGAATAAAGCGAGAAAATCTCTATAAAACCTTGGTGACGGTTGGCGATAAATCGGGTATTACGATAGCGTGCTTATCCGGTGTTCATGAATTGAATTTAAAAGCCTTAGCAAAGGTCAGTGGCAATAAAAAAATCGAGATGTTGCCTATGAAAGATTTAGAAAAAACAACGGGTTATATTCGTGGGGGATGTTCGCCAATTGGAATGAAAAAAGAATTTCCTACTTTCATTGCAAGCGAAGCGCAAGATCAAGCTGAAGTGATTATTTCGGCAGGCAAACGTGGTATGCAGATTGCTTTGGATCCAAGGGCATTAAGCCAGGTGGCTCATGCACAATTCGCTGATATTACAGATTAA
- a CDS encoding GRP family sugar transporter, with amino-acid sequence MEILIAIIPAIAWGSIGLVSNKIGGTAYNQTLGMTIGAFIFSIGIYGIYQPAMDVKVIIVGLLSGLFWVLGQQQQFQSMKTLGVSGALPISTGSQLIVNTLAGALLFHEWKSGRDVTLGVIALLILIVGARFTAVSEESEHTNKGEKGKGYRAIAISTVGYGLYTIIINAAGVDAMAVILPQSVGMLIGSILFSIHQDVFNKYTLRNLITGFLWAIGNIFMLISMKNVGLAVSFSLSQTGIIISTLGSIWLLGEKKTKREFRYVVAGCLLVIAGGMLLGYLKS; translated from the coding sequence ATGGAAATTTTAATCGCGATTATTCCGGCAATTGCTTGGGGAAGTATCGGTCTAGTAAGTAATAAGATTGGAGGAACTGCCTACAATCAAACTTTAGGAATGACAATTGGTGCATTTATCTTCTCAATTGGAATTTATGGAATATATCAACCCGCAATGGATGTTAAAGTAATCATTGTTGGTTTGTTATCAGGTTTATTTTGGGTATTAGGGCAACAACAACAATTTCAAAGTATGAAGACTCTGGGTGTTTCAGGAGCCTTACCGATTTCTACAGGTAGCCAATTAATTGTAAATACATTAGCAGGAGCTTTACTTTTTCATGAATGGAAATCTGGTCGTGATGTTACCCTAGGTGTGATAGCACTACTCATTTTAATTGTTGGGGCACGATTTACAGCAGTTAGTGAAGAGAGTGAACATACAAACAAAGGCGAAAAAGGCAAGGGATATCGAGCAATTGCAATTTCCACAGTTGGTTATGGTTTATATACAATTATCATTAATGCTGCTGGAGTTGATGCAATGGCCGTTATTTTACCACAATCAGTTGGAATGTTAATCGGTAGTATTTTATTTTCGATTCATCAAGATGTCTTTAATAAATACACTCTTAGAAATTTAATTACTGGCTTTTTATGGGCTATTGGAAATATATTTATGTTAATTTCAATGAAGAATGTCGGACTAGCTGTTAGTTTTTCATTATCACAAACGGGAATTATCATCTCAACATTAGGAAGTATTTGGTTGTTGGGCGAAAAGAAAACAAAGCGCGAATTTCGTTATGTAGTAGCAGGTTGTTTGCTAGTTATTGCTGGTGGAATGTTACTTGGTTATCTTAAATCTTAA
- a CDS encoding GGDEF domain-containing protein, whose translation MNIGELVIRSIENISVIYFLLSLTFYLVDGNSLLSVSSVWWKRVLFGVVFGLVAELLMYTAIVIGESSLTYSFIPIFICFYIAGPLSGLTSFSVMYLFDALTTPNWTFEWLNILYYSVLIVFMLLVKGWKNNSPKRFSLHLLIMIVYSIFMLSFYYPDTWKSPDIFLFETFCYLSSIICYYFVNQQRIYFLSHIQLIEETKKDFLTGLYNRNYLVTTLKNLDSKNKNYCILMLDIDHFKLINDQYGHLAGDQVLKQFSKIIKSAFEQKNMSFRYGGEEFIVLLKNVGLVEACDIAEIMRQLISEYSFIIAEDDVVEITTSIGVSIKSGTGKDYSEIIEDADKALYQAKNSGRNQVHLGEEYLTGK comes from the coding sequence ATGAATATTGGTGAGTTGGTTATTCGATCAATCGAAAATATTAGCGTGATTTACTTTTTGCTTTCGCTAACTTTTTATTTAGTTGATGGAAATAGTTTGTTGTCCGTTTCTTCAGTTTGGTGGAAGCGAGTATTATTTGGGGTCGTTTTTGGGCTAGTAGCAGAGCTATTAATGTATACAGCTATTGTTATTGGGGAAAGTAGTTTAACTTATAGTTTTATTCCAATTTTTATTTGTTTTTACATTGCTGGCCCATTAAGTGGACTTACTAGTTTTTCAGTTATGTATCTTTTCGATGCATTGACTACTCCTAACTGGACTTTTGAATGGCTTAATATATTGTATTATTCCGTTTTAATTGTGTTTATGCTTTTAGTAAAAGGATGGAAAAATAACTCTCCTAAACGATTTTCACTGCATTTGTTGATTATGATTGTTTATTCCATCTTTATGCTAAGTTTTTATTATCCAGATACTTGGAAATCACCAGATATTTTTTTATTTGAAACGTTTTGTTATTTATCTTCCATCATTTGTTATTATTTTGTGAATCAACAGCGAATTTATTTTTTGAGTCATATACAGTTAATCGAAGAAACGAAAAAAGACTTTCTAACAGGCTTATACAATCGAAATTACTTAGTGACAACACTGAAAAACTTAGATTCTAAAAATAAAAATTATTGCATTTTAATGTTAGATATTGATCATTTTAAGTTAATCAATGATCAATATGGGCATTTAGCAGGAGATCAAGTGTTAAAACAATTCTCTAAAATAATTAAATCTGCGTTTGAACAAAAAAATATGAGTTTTCGTTATGGTGGAGAAGAATTTATTGTTTTGCTTAAGAATGTCGGCTTGGTTGAAGCATGCGACATAGCAGAAATTATGCGTCAGCTTATTTCTGAGTATTCATTTATTATTGCTGAGGATGATGTTGTTGAGATTACAACGTCAATTGGTGTTTCTATAAAAAGTGGAACTGGAAAAGACTACTCAGAGATTATTGAAGATGCAGATAAAGCTTTGTATCAAGCTAAGAATTCAGGACGGAATCAAGTTCATTTAGGTGAAGAGTATTTGACTGGTAAATAA
- a CDS encoding tagatose 1,6-diphosphate aldolase: MTKKRISRGKFEKMQQLSNQDGVIAALAIDQRGSMKKMMESAVGPDTYNIDMVYEFKGLVSQELTKYVSAILLDEELGFKGIQDKNPQAGLILSYEKTGYDANTPGRLPELLPDMSAQRLIAKGADAAKVLVYFNPDEADEIIQKKLGFLERLGDEARAADIPVFVEPIVYDDKITDDHSPEFAKIKPKKVIDTIKELTKDKYHIDVLKVEVPVLFKYVEGYTENDDSHVYTQEEALSYFKEASDAATRPFIYLSAGVPTKTFQEELRFAKLAGATYSGILGGRATWFEGVAAYAENGKEGLVKWLDTTGKANVETLNTILKDGAVPWYDAYGGLENIEVFDLNLAD; the protein is encoded by the coding sequence ATGACAAAGAAAAGAATTTCACGAGGCAAATTTGAAAAAATGCAACAGTTATCCAATCAAGATGGAGTCATTGCTGCTTTAGCAATTGATCAACGTGGTTCTATGAAAAAAATGATGGAAAGTGCAGTTGGTCCGGATACCTATAACATTGATATGGTTTATGAATTCAAAGGGTTAGTTTCACAAGAGTTGACTAAATACGTTAGTGCTATTCTATTAGATGAAGAGCTTGGATTTAAAGGAATTCAAGATAAAAATCCACAAGCTGGTTTAATTTTGTCCTATGAAAAAACTGGCTACGATGCCAATACTCCCGGTCGTTTACCTGAATTATTACCTGATATGTCCGCTCAACGTTTAATTGCCAAAGGGGCAGATGCGGCAAAGGTTTTAGTTTATTTTAATCCTGATGAAGCTGATGAGATTATACAAAAGAAACTGGGATTTTTAGAGCGTCTTGGTGATGAAGCTCGAGCTGCTGATATTCCTGTCTTTGTTGAACCCATTGTTTATGATGATAAAATCACTGATGATCACAGTCCTGAATTTGCTAAAATTAAACCTAAAAAAGTAATTGATACAATTAAAGAATTGACTAAAGACAAATACCATATTGATGTGTTAAAAGTTGAAGTGCCAGTACTCTTTAAATATGTGGAAGGTTACACTGAAAATGACGATTCTCATGTTTATACACAAGAAGAAGCTTTGAGTTATTTTAAAGAAGCCAGCGATGCTGCAACTCGTCCCTTCATCTATCTAAGTGCTGGCGTTCCAACTAAAACTTTCCAAGAAGAATTACGTTTTGCCAAACTTGCTGGTGCTACTTATAGCGGGATTCTTGGTGGACGTGCTACTTGGTTTGAAGGTGTGGCCGCCTATGCAGAAAATGGCAAAGAAGGCTTAGTAAAATGGCTTGATACAACTGGTAAAGCCAATGTTGAAACCTTGAATACAATTTTAAAAGATGGTGCTGTTCCTTGGTATGATGCTTATGGCGGTTTAGAGAATATTGAAGTCTTTGATTTAAATCTAGCTGATTAA
- a CDS encoding class I SAM-dependent rRNA methyltransferase: MEKMMLKKQATGRIRSGYPLLVKGDFVKEPKVAEGTLVELIDSQQKFVAHGYLATQNKGDGWVLSILPNQPINQKFYEGLFHEAEANRAALKADDETTAYRFFNGEGDGLGGLTIDYYADYYVFSWYSVGIYQHQKMILEAFKKAVPSRKGIYQKFRYDTKGATYDSHIFGETAPEPLIVVENGIQYATYLDDGLMTGIFLDQREVREAIREKYSVGKTILNTFSYTGAFSVAAAMGGALETTSVDLANRSLPKTQEQFSVNGIDPATQKIIVMDVFDYFKYAARKELSFDTIVVDPPSFARSKKKTFSVAKDYSQLLEEVIAITNPNGVIVASTNAANVTMEKFEGMIKKAFVNQNSQFEWLESYQLPSDFKLNPQFPEGSYLKVWILRKK, from the coding sequence ATGGAAAAAATGATGTTAAAAAAGCAAGCAACAGGTAGAATTCGTAGTGGTTATCCATTATTAGTAAAAGGAGATTTTGTAAAAGAACCTAAAGTTGCTGAAGGAACGCTTGTTGAATTAATTGATTCACAACAAAAATTTGTAGCTCATGGCTATTTAGCGACACAAAATAAAGGGGACGGTTGGGTTCTATCTATACTTCCAAATCAACCCATTAATCAAAAATTTTATGAAGGTCTTTTCCATGAAGCTGAAGCAAATCGAGCTGCCTTAAAGGCTGATGATGAGACAACAGCTTATCGCTTTTTTAATGGAGAAGGAGACGGATTAGGCGGATTAACAATTGATTATTATGCTGATTATTACGTTTTTTCTTGGTATAGTGTTGGGATTTATCAACATCAAAAAATGATCCTAGAAGCTTTCAAAAAAGCTGTTCCATCTAGAAAAGGGATTTATCAAAAATTCCGTTATGATACAAAAGGGGCAACTTATGATAGCCATATATTTGGGGAAACAGCACCAGAACCTTTGATAGTTGTGGAGAATGGGATTCAGTATGCAACTTATTTAGATGATGGTCTAATGACAGGGATCTTCTTAGATCAACGTGAAGTCCGCGAAGCAATTCGGGAAAAATACTCAGTTGGAAAAACAATTCTGAATACGTTTAGCTATACAGGCGCATTTTCAGTAGCAGCTGCTATGGGTGGCGCACTTGAAACGACTAGCGTTGATTTGGCCAATCGGAGCTTGCCTAAAACTCAAGAACAATTCTCTGTAAATGGTATTGATCCAGCAACACAGAAAATCATCGTGATGGATGTTTTCGATTATTTCAAATACGCTGCCCGCAAAGAGCTTTCATTTGATACGATTGTAGTTGATCCGCCAAGTTTTGCTCGCTCAAAGAAAAAAACATTTAGTGTGGCGAAAGATTATAGTCAACTATTAGAAGAAGTTATTGCGATTACTAATCCAAATGGCGTGATTGTTGCTTCAACAAATGCTGCCAATGTTACAATGGAAAAATTTGAAGGTATGATTAAAAAGGCTTTTGTGAATCAAAATAGTCAGTTTGAATGGCTGGAGAGCTATCAATTGCCTAGTGATTTTAAATTAAACCCACAATTTCCAGAAGGTAGTTATTTAAAGGTCTGGATTTTACGTAAAAAATAG
- a CDS encoding multidrug efflux MFS transporter, translated as MNKSIWQTNLKILWFGCFLAGMGFSLVMPFMALYINTLGDFTQKQLSLWSGITFSSTFLVTAIVSPFWGKLADRQGRKLMLLRTALGMAIVLGLMGIVQNVYQLIALRLLQGVFAGFISNATALIATQVPREKSGATLGTLTTGSVTGTLLGPLAGGTIAGFFGFRVTFFITGLLLFLVFLLCLFFVKEEFVPILKSEELSGKDVLHQLKNPRVIVGMFVTTMMIQVASNSISPILSLYVKQLAGNSGNIAFISGIVASVPGIATLIAAPRLGALGDRIGSERVLKAGLVFSIIILIPMAFVTQVWQLAVLRFLLGISDAALIPAVQAILTKNSPHVVAGRVFSYNQSFQAMGNVMGPLVGSMVSASFGFSSVFLITPLFIVMNLFLVQRNTKSIKKQKPTS; from the coding sequence GTGAATAAATCAATTTGGCAAACGAATTTAAAGATTTTATGGTTTGGCTGTTTTTTAGCAGGTATGGGATTTAGTTTAGTTATGCCATTTATGGCACTTTACATTAATACCTTAGGCGATTTTACACAAAAGCAATTGAGTCTTTGGAGCGGCATTACTTTTAGTTCAACCTTTTTAGTCACAGCGATTGTGTCACCTTTTTGGGGGAAATTAGCTGATCGACAAGGACGAAAGCTCATGCTTTTACGAACTGCATTAGGGATGGCAATTGTACTTGGATTAATGGGTATTGTGCAAAATGTGTATCAATTAATTGCTTTGCGCTTACTGCAAGGTGTTTTTGCTGGTTTTATTTCCAATGCAACAGCACTAATTGCGACTCAAGTTCCTCGTGAAAAAAGTGGTGCCACACTTGGAACGTTAACAACAGGAAGTGTTACAGGAACCTTATTAGGTCCCTTGGCAGGTGGTACGATTGCTGGATTTTTTGGTTTTCGAGTCACCTTCTTTATTACCGGACTGTTATTATTCTTAGTCTTCTTACTCTGTTTATTTTTTGTAAAAGAAGAATTTGTTCCGATTTTAAAAAGTGAAGAACTTAGTGGGAAAGATGTTTTGCATCAGCTTAAAAACCCTCGCGTGATTGTTGGAATGTTTGTGACCACGATGATGATTCAAGTCGCCTCCAATTCCATCAGCCCAATACTTAGTTTATATGTGAAGCAATTAGCTGGAAATTCTGGTAATATTGCTTTTATTAGTGGGATTGTCGCCTCGGTACCTGGAATAGCTACCTTGATTGCAGCACCAAGATTAGGGGCATTAGGAGATCGAATTGGGAGTGAACGTGTTTTAAAAGCTGGTTTAGTTTTTTCAATTATTATTTTGATTCCGATGGCTTTCGTAACACAAGTCTGGCAACTGGCGGTTTTACGCTTTTTATTAGGTATTTCCGATGCCGCGTTGATTCCAGCAGTTCAAGCAATTTTAACCAAAAATAGCCCACATGTTGTGGCAGGGCGTGTTTTTAGTTATAATCAGTCTTTTCAGGCAATGGGAAATGTAATGGGTCCACTAGTCGGTTCAATGGTATCCGCTAGTTTTGGTTTTAGTAGTGTATTTCTGATTACGCCGCTGTTTATTGTGATGAATCTATTCTTAGTTCAACGAAATACAAAAAGTATCAAAAAGCAAAAGCCTACATCTTAA
- a CDS encoding NAD(P)/FAD-dependent oxidoreductase, whose protein sequence is MKKYSVIVIGGGTSGMMAAIAAAENGADVLVIEKNKKLGRKLLVTGGGRCNVTNNRDADEIIAHIPGNGRFLYSAFHQFDNYDIINFFESNGVRLKEEDHGRMFPVTDKSKTILEALMAKMEQLGVTILTENPVVTVVYEDHAVKGVLLEDGTEILASAIILSTGGRAMPRTGSTGDGYKWAKKAGHTLKPLYPTEAPILSDEPFIIHKTLQGLSLRDVALSVLNKKEKRVITHQMDMIFTHFGVSGPAALRCSMFVHQTMQRDKTDQVTMTLDVLPNFSVGQLTQQFQQLIKKDGDKSLKNALKGLVPERYLLFAIERLKLDEGQPLKQCTTEQIDGLIAFFKDFRFTANGTHPLEKAFVTGGGIHTKEINPKTMESKLAKGLYFTGEIMDINGYTGGYNITAAFVTGRIAGMHASQISE, encoded by the coding sequence ATGAAGAAGTACTCAGTCATTGTAATTGGTGGCGGTACAAGTGGTATGATGGCAGCTATTGCAGCTGCAGAAAATGGCGCGGATGTACTTGTAATTGAAAAAAATAAAAAATTAGGTCGCAAGCTATTAGTTACTGGTGGCGGACGTTGTAATGTTACTAATAATCGTGATGCAGATGAAATCATTGCTCATATTCCTGGAAATGGACGTTTTTTATATAGCGCCTTTCATCAATTTGATAACTACGATATTATTAACTTTTTTGAATCTAATGGGGTTCGTTTGAAGGAAGAAGATCATGGACGGATGTTTCCTGTCACTGACAAATCTAAAACTATTTTAGAAGCGCTAATGGCAAAAATGGAACAATTAGGGGTAACGATTTTAACCGAGAATCCAGTTGTTACCGTCGTATATGAAGATCATGCTGTTAAAGGAGTACTTTTAGAAGATGGGACAGAAATTTTAGCTTCAGCAATTATTTTATCAACTGGTGGTCGAGCAATGCCTCGTACTGGTTCAACTGGAGATGGCTATAAATGGGCAAAGAAAGCTGGACATACGTTGAAGCCACTTTACCCAACAGAAGCACCGATTCTTTCTGATGAACCTTTTATTATTCATAAAACATTACAAGGTTTGTCTTTAAGAGACGTCGCCTTAAGTGTTTTAAATAAAAAAGAAAAACGTGTGATTACGCACCAAATGGATATGATTTTTACTCATTTTGGTGTTTCTGGTCCTGCAGCATTACGTTGTTCGATGTTTGTTCATCAAACAATGCAGCGAGACAAAACCGATCAAGTGACCATGACTTTAGATGTTTTACCAAATTTTTCTGTTGGACAGCTTACCCAACAATTCCAACAACTCATTAAGAAGGATGGCGATAAAAGTCTAAAGAATGCCTTGAAAGGTTTGGTTCCAGAACGTTATTTATTATTTGCTATTGAGCGTCTTAAATTAGATGAAGGACAACCTTTAAAACAATGTACTACTGAACAAATCGACGGATTAATTGCCTTCTTTAAAGATTTTCGATTTACTGCGAATGGGACACATCCGTTAGAAAAGGCTTTTGTAACGGGTGGCGGAATTCATACTAAAGAAATTAATCCTAAAACGATGGAAAGTAAATTAGCGAAGGGGCTATATTTTACTGGAGAGATTATGGATATCAATGGCTATACTGGTGGATATAATATTACAGCTGCCTTTGTAACTGGACGAATTGCAGGAATGCATGCTAGTCAGATATCTGAATAG
- a CDS encoding MalY/PatB family protein: MTNADFNQVISRSNTYSTQWDYVQDRFGEKNLLPFTISDTDFKVPDGTLLVLEDAVKKGVFGYTRWNHADFKDSTVNWFEKRFAATLEPDWLVYSPSVLFSIAKILELVSQPKDTVLTLMPCYDAFIQTVTANQRQLIGSDLVPNEAGYFEIDFQDVEKQIKQTQAKVFLLCSPHNPTGRVWRQWELEKLMALCHKYELFVISDEIHMDILRAGQRHLPITMFQKLLGNRLALVSSSSKTFNTPSLIFSYCVIPDFQLREAFLGKLKAENGLSSASYLGLLAHMECYNREEQWVNQLCQHMDQEFLYLEKELNQIAGIKFTIPEASYLAWIHVADLGISMDQLQKKLVNRGKVALMRGDTYGVAGTNYLRMNIGASHNKIQEGITRLKIALS; this comes from the coding sequence TTGACTAACGCTGATTTTAATCAAGTTATTTCTCGTAGTAATACCTATTCCACTCAGTGGGACTATGTTCAAGACCGTTTTGGTGAAAAAAATTTACTACCGTTCACAATCTCAGATACGGATTTTAAAGTCCCTGATGGAACGTTGTTGGTCTTAGAAGATGCAGTAAAAAAAGGTGTATTTGGTTATACCCGTTGGAATCATGCTGATTTTAAGGATAGCACGGTGAATTGGTTTGAAAAGCGATTTGCAGCAACTCTTGAGCCAGATTGGTTAGTTTACAGTCCCAGTGTTTTATTCAGTATTGCCAAAATTCTTGAATTAGTGAGTCAACCAAAAGATACAGTTCTTACTTTAATGCCTTGTTATGATGCATTTATTCAGACAGTTACAGCGAATCAGCGCCAATTGATTGGATCAGATTTAGTTCCCAATGAAGCGGGGTATTTTGAAATCGATTTCCAAGATGTTGAGAAGCAAATAAAACAGACACAGGCTAAAGTATTTCTATTATGTAGTCCTCATAATCCAACAGGTCGCGTTTGGCGACAGTGGGAGTTGGAAAAGTTAATGGCACTTTGTCATAAATATGAATTATTTGTCATTAGTGATGAGATTCATATGGATATTTTGCGAGCTGGTCAAAGGCATTTACCAATTACGATGTTTCAAAAGCTACTAGGAAATCGCTTGGCGCTGGTCTCTTCTTCTTCAAAAACTTTTAATACGCCTAGCTTAATTTTTTCATATTGTGTTATTCCAGATTTTCAATTACGTGAAGCTTTTTTAGGCAAATTAAAGGCAGAAAATGGTTTATCTTCCGCATCTTATCTAGGATTATTGGCACATATGGAATGTTACAATAGGGAAGAGCAGTGGGTCAATCAACTTTGCCAACATATGGATCAAGAGTTTTTGTATCTAGAAAAAGAATTAAATCAGATCGCTGGAATCAAATTTACTATTCCAGAAGCTTCATATTTAGCTTGGATTCATGTTGCGGATCTAGGGATTTCAATGGATCAATTACAAAAAAAATTAGTGAATCGTGGAAAAGTTGCTTTAATGCGGGGCGATACCTATGGTGTAGCTGGTACTAATTATTTGCGAATGAATATTGGCGCATCTCATAATAAAATCCAAGAAGGCATCACAAGGTTAAAAATAGCGCTAAGTTAA
- a CDS encoding YehR family lipoprotein, producing MKKIVSGMMLVLVAFFLVACGAKEETKSFTMNQAGIEMVLTYTYEGDTVTKQVTTSKIEYKALGIETKEQAKTILDEQSKKFQNIDGLEEKIEYSDTYATETVAVDYSKVDLSKLGDLPGTSGNADAKSKKISMKESEKILKAAGYKEK from the coding sequence ATGAAAAAAATTGTTAGTGGTATGATGCTAGTTTTGGTAGCGTTCTTTCTGGTAGCGTGTGGAGCTAAGGAGGAAACAAAATCTTTTACTATGAATCAAGCTGGTATTGAGATGGTCTTAACATACACGTATGAGGGAGATACTGTAACAAAACAAGTAACAACGAGTAAAATAGAGTATAAAGCACTTGGAATTGAAACTAAAGAGCAAGCAAAAACCATTTTAGATGAACAGTCAAAAAAATTCCAAAATATTGATGGACTAGAAGAAAAAATTGAGTATAGTGATACGTACGCTACAGAAACAGTAGCTGTTGATTATTCTAAAGTTGATTTATCTAAATTAGGAGATCTTCCAGGAACATCTGGCAATGCCGATGCCAAAAGTAAGAAAATTAGTATGAAAGAAAGTGAAAAAATCTTAAAAGCTGCTGGATATAAAGAAAAATGA
- a CDS encoding amino acid permease, producing the protein MKNYMRKKTIDPSHHQSSKLRKELKTVDLILLGLGAMVGTGIFVITGTTAANNAGPSLIISFVIAAFSCALSALCYAEFASRIPTSGGAYSYAYSIFGEIIGWMTAWLVICEYLLAIASVGSGWSGYVHGFLEGMGIHFPLALKASYNVANGTYVDIIAILITLVVTYVVMQGAKKALRLNNIMVIVKFSLIVIFLLVGIFYVAPDNWTPFAPFGVKGITTGAAIVFFAFLGFDAVSTAAEEVKNPQRDIPRGIIGSLVIATALYIAVTLVLTGMVPYTNLNVKDPVAFAMRFVGHDFVAGIISVGAILTLLTVMISMMYGLTRMVYVIGRDGLLPKTLSVVDEKTKTPKNATIAIGIVSAILSGIIPLEKLAELTSIVTLMAFAIMAAGIIKLRKDFGEPKINEFKVPLVPIFPIISMLVCFYLMTQLGMATWIAFGIWVVAGLLIYFLYGYKHSELGK; encoded by the coding sequence ATGAAGAATTACATGCGAAAAAAAACAATTGATCCTTCACATCATCAATCATCAAAATTACGAAAAGAGTTAAAGACCGTTGATTTAATTTTACTTGGTTTAGGGGCAATGGTGGGAACGGGAATTTTTGTGATTACAGGAACAACTGCAGCAAATAATGCTGGTCCATCATTAATTATTTCCTTTGTCATTGCAGCTTTTTCATGTGCATTGTCTGCTTTATGCTATGCGGAGTTTGCTTCTCGAATCCCAACTTCGGGTGGGGCGTATTCGTATGCGTATTCAATCTTTGGGGAGATTATTGGCTGGATGACAGCATGGCTTGTCATCTGTGAGTATTTATTGGCAATTGCTTCGGTAGGATCCGGTTGGTCCGGTTATGTCCATGGATTTCTAGAAGGAATGGGCATTCATTTTCCTTTAGCATTAAAAGCATCGTATAATGTTGCAAATGGCACATATGTGGATATTATTGCTATTTTGATTACATTAGTTGTCACCTATGTGGTGATGCAAGGAGCTAAAAAAGCCTTACGTTTAAATAACATTATGGTTATTGTAAAATTCAGTTTAATTGTTATTTTCTTACTTGTAGGTATTTTCTATGTGGCTCCAGATAACTGGACACCATTTGCACCGTTTGGCGTAAAAGGAATTACGACAGGGGCAGCGATTGTTTTCTTTGCTTTTCTTGGTTTTGATGCAGTGAGTACAGCTGCCGAAGAAGTGAAGAATCCACAACGCGATATTCCTCGTGGGATTATTGGTTCATTAGTGATTGCAACAGCTCTTTATATTGCAGTTACTCTAGTGTTAACTGGAATGGTACCTTACACGAATCTGAATGTTAAGGATCCAGTAGCTTTTGCTATGCGCTTTGTAGGACATGATTTTGTTGCAGGAATTATTTCAGTTGGTGCTATTTTGACTTTATTAACAGTTATGATTTCTATGATGTATGGTTTGACACGGATGGTTTATGTAATCGGTCGTGATGGTCTATTGCCAAAAACATTAAGTGTTGTTGATGAGAAAACCAAAACACCAAAAAATGCAACGATTGCAATTGGGATTGTTTCAGCTATCTTATCAGGTATTATACCTTTAGAAAAATTAGCTGAATTAACAAGTATCGTGACGTTGATGGCCTTTGCTATTATGGCTGCAGGAATCATCAAATTACGAAAAGACTTTGGCGAACCTAAGATCAATGAATTTAAAGTTCCTCTTGTTCCGATTTTTCCAATTATTTCAATGCTAGTTTGTTTCTATTTAATGACTCAACTAGGGATGGCAACATGGATTGCTTTTGGTATTTGGGTAGTAGCGGGTTTGTTGATTTATTTCTTATACGGATACAAGCACAGCGAGTTAGGAAAATAA